The genomic region GTGGTGCGGAAGGATGTGTTGTCTTTATCCTTCTTATCACCGGAAATATAGGTCATGTCTTTGTAGAACAGGCTGAAGGTGGTATCTTTATCCAATGCATGGTCGTAACCGAGGTACAGGCCTTTTTGGTTATTGTCAAAATCGGTCCAGCCGCCCATGTCACCGTTGGCTTCAACTCTGCTATAGAAAGCATAAGCGGAGTTTTTCTTGTCGAAGGCGTAAGTGGCACCAAAGACATAAGCGGTGTCATTTTTGTCCGCATCGGATTTGGCATACTCAGCCAGGTAGGTAGCTTTGCCTACGGTGTAGGCAGTGTTGACCGCCCAGTGGTTAGTATCGTCTTTGGACGCGTCGGCGTAGTTGTACTTACCGACAATCGCCCCGACCGTCAAATCTTTCGCCGGGCTGTAGGAAGCTTGGAGAGCATAGATTTTGTCTTTATTCGCCGATCTGTCATCCCACAGTCTGCCGCCGATAAATTTAATGTCAGTCGAACCGGACTTACCAGTAATAGATACACCTTCAACGGCACCCATACGAATACCCATGTAGCCTTCGGTGCTGAAGAGAGTTGCTACCCCACCAATGGTCGCACCCTGACGACCGACATTGTAGGTCCAACCTTTGTCTTTGTAAACAATGCCGAAGCGGTCAAGCGAAGTGGCGCTGTCTTTATCATAGTTGGGATACTCTTGGTTAAAGTCAGCGCCAACATAGTCGCCAGTTAATTTCTGGTAAGCAAACCGCAGATAAGCATCGGTTTTGTCATCAAGCTGAGCCTTGACATTAAGGCGCAGCCAAAACTTGCCGCCTTCTTTGTCGTCATCAGCAGGAATATCTGAAGTATTCCAACGGTAATGGAGCTTTATATCGCCGTTGGTCTCGACGGCCGGAGCCGCAAAGACGGAAGCGGCGGAAAGAGTGATCATGGCTGCAACAGCCGCCGCGAGTAAACGTTTTTTCATGCTAGTTCCTCCTTAACTTAGTCTGGTCGATAATGGGTTAAAACAGGTTGTTCGGGCAGCATATCATCCGGCAAGTGTCCATGTTTCCTTGCTGGCCTAACGTGCCGCCTGGTCGTCCTCTCCGCTTGTCGGCCTGCTGAGTTTGTCACCAACCTTTCCCGCCGGGTTTAGCGTCGCAGCACGACCTGGTATGGCAGGAATTATTCGGCATAAGTGATGAAATTCCTGCTTTGTAAGCTCATTGATGTAAATATTATTTAAGTATACTATCAATAAATAGTTGAAGGTTACACTTTAGTATATTAGGCATAAACAACCGATCTAAACATTAACACAATTATTATAAAATTATCCAACATGCTGTAAAGGATTGTGATTGCGCCTGCCTCGCCTGCCGTGGACTTTCACCACCTAGCCAGCGCCCATGCCGGGCGCACATAAGAAAAACCGCTGGCAATATGCCAGCGGTTTTTTTGTAGGTTTAGAACTTGACGCTCAGCGTGACTTTGTAGTAGTCGTAGTCGAATTTGTCTTGAGTTTTGTCGTCGACTTTAACGTATTGCAGCTGCCCTTTCATATTGGCGCTGAACGCGTAGTTGTAGTTGAGGTCAAGCACTTTGTAGTCGTCGAACACGTTGCCGTTAGGGGTATCAAGAGTAGTGAAGCGGTTGAACAGCGAGTTGGCTTTAACGTCAGTGTATTGGACAACAAAGTTCTTTTGCCCTTTCGCGGCGAGCACTTGGTCGCCATAAGTGGCTTTTACGCTCCAGAAGTTGTCGTTGTCGTTGGCTTCATCGTTTTTCGCATATTCGCCGGCGAGGCTGAATTTCTTGTCAAAGTTGTACACGACATCGCCGAAGTAATAAGTGGCCAGGTCAATGTCATCAATGTTGTTTTTGAAGACAGCATAGTTTACACCATACGCCAATTTGCCAACTTTCGAGGCAACACGGATGGAATCAACGTCAACGTTTTTGAAAGCAGCGAGAGCTGCAACCTCATTTTTGTTGCTATCTAAATACTTAACATCTTTAACAAACCGGCCATGGTTGGCGGTAATGTTAAATTTACCGGTGTTCCAACCCAGTTTGACACCGTCATAGCTGAATGCCGCGCTGTCAACGATGATGCTCAGCGGGTCGATTACCAGAGCTTGGCGACCGATCGTGGTATTTACTTCGCCGACTTTGGTAGCAACAAATACGCGGTCGATCTTAGCGTTGTTGGTCGAATCCCCGAACTTTAACCATGTAGTATTACCAAAATCAGATTTATCGGGAGCGTTGGTGACAAAACGCATACCGAAAGTGGTCT from Thermosinus carboxydivorans Nor1 harbors:
- a CDS encoding porin produces the protein MKKRLLAAAVAAMITLSAASVFAAPAVETNGDIKLHYRWNTSDIPADDDKEGGKFWLRLNVKAQLDDKTDAYLRFAYQKLTGDYVGADFNQEYPNYDKDSATSLDRFGIVYKDKGWTYNVGRQGATIGGVATLFSTEGYMGIRMGAVEGVSITGKSGSTDIKFIGGRLWDDRSANKDKIYALQASYSPAKDLTVGAIVGKYNYADASKDDTNHWAVNTAYTVGKATYLAEYAKSDADKNDTAYVFGATYAFDKKNSAYAFYSRVEANGDMGGWTDFDNNQKGLYLGYDHALDKDTTFSLFYKDMTYISGDKKDKDNTSFRTTVTYKF
- a CDS encoding S-layer homology domain-containing protein, with the protein product MKKTFVVTLAVLFVLSIAGTAFAAANPFVDVPAKHWSYDAVAKLAKAGIIDGYGDGTFRGDKTMTRYEMAQIVAKAMAKSDKADAETKALVDKLAVEFAQELNNLGVRVAKLEKNQPNMKFTGTFDVRYRTVDYDAASTASDVNAFYRLRMEGAAKVDDKTTFGMRFVTNAPDKSDFGNTTWLKFGDSTNNAKIDRVFVATKVGEVNTTIGRQALVIDPLSIIVDSAAFSYDGVKLGWNTGKFNITANHGRFVKDVKYLDSNKNEVAALAAFKNVDVDSIRVASKVGKLAYGVNYAVFKNNIDDIDLATYYFGDVVYNFDKKFSLAGEYAKNDEANDNDNFWSVKATYGDQVLAAKGQKNFVVQYTDVKANSLFNRFTTLDTPNGNVFDDYKVLDLNYNYAFSANMKGQLQYVKVDDKTQDKFDYDYYKVTLSVKF